A portion of the Bubalus kerabau isolate K-KA32 ecotype Philippines breed swamp buffalo chromosome 1, PCC_UOA_SB_1v2, whole genome shotgun sequence genome contains these proteins:
- the GRAP2 gene encoding GRB2-related adapter protein 2, protein MEAIAKFDFMASGEDELGFHAGDVLKILSNQGEWFKAELGSQEGYVPKNFIEIEFPEWFHEGLSRHQAESLLMGKELGCFIIRASQSSPGDFSISVRHEDDVQHFKVMRDNKGNYFLWTEKFPSLNKLVDYYRKNSISKQKQIFLRDRTREEQGQRGNSLDRRSQGGHPLSGAVGEEIRPLMNRKPSDHPLLPPSQYPPAPLPAQQRYLPQHHFNQERRGTSLDINDGPCGLGMSTEMNAALMHRRHTDPVQLQVAGRVRWARALYDFEALEDDELGFRCGEVVEVLDSSNPSWWTGRLHNKLGLFPANYVAPMIR, encoded by the exons ATGGAAGCCATTGCCAAGTTCGATTTCATGGCCTCGGGAGAAGATGAACTGGGCTTCCACGCTGGCGATGTTCTGAAG ATCCTAAGTAACCAAGGGGAGTGGTTCAAGGCGGAGCTTGGGAGCCAAGAAGGATACGTGCCCAAGAATTTTATAGAAATCGAGTTTCCTGA GTGGTTTCACGAAGGCCTCTCACGACACCAGGCAGAGAGCTTGCTGATGGGCAAGGAGCTCGGTTGCTTCATCATCCGGGCCAGCCAGAGCTCCCCCGGGGACTTCTCCATATCCGTCAG GCATGAGGACGACGTTCAGCACTTCAAAGTCATGAGAGACAACAAGGGTAATTacttcctgtggacagagaagtttCCATCCCTCAACAAGCTGGTGGACTACTACAGGAAGAATTCCATCTCCAAACAGAAGCAGATCTTTCTGAGGGATAGGACCCGGGAGGAACAG GGTCAGCGGGGCAACAGCCTGGACCGGCGGTCCCAGGGAGGCCATCCCCTGAGCGGGGCTGTGGGAGAAGAAATCCGGCCTTTGATGAACAGGAAGCCATCGGATCACCCCCTGCTCCCTCCTTCGCAGTATCCCCCGGCCCCACTGCCGGCACAGCAGCGGTACCTGCCGCAGCATCATTTTAATCAG GAACGCCGTGGAACCAGCCTGGACATAAACGATGGGCCCTGTGGCCTGGGCATGAGCACCGAAATGAATGCCGCCCTCATGCACCGGAGACACACTGACCCGGTGCAACTCCAAGTGGCCGGG CGGGTGCGATGGGCCCGGGCGCTGTACGACTTCGAGGCCCTGGAGGACGACGAGTTGGGCTTCCGTTGCGGAGAGGTGGTTGAGGTCCTGGACAGCTCCAACCCCTCCTGGTGGACCGGCCGTCTGCACAACAAGCTGGGCCTCTTCCCTGCCAACTACGTGGCACCCATGATCCGATGA